In Lactococcus lactis, the sequence GGCACTGACAGCAGCTAAAGATGAGAAAGACGTTGATTTGAAAGCTTTCTTTAGTCAGTGGGCTAAGATTTGGCGCATGAAAGCAAGTAAAGAATTCCAACAAATGCTTTTGTCAATGGATTTTCATGCACCCGCTAAACTTCGTGCAAATATTCCTCCAACAAATCTCGAAGAATTTTACGATACTTTTGATGTTAAAGAAACAGATAAGATGTATCGTGCACCAGAAAATCGTCTTAAAATTTGGTAATCATTGAATTTATATTAATGATATATTTAAATTGAGTCAAATAATTTAGAAAAAGCACCTATAATCACAAAGTTATGAGTGCTTTTTCCACTTTTTGATATATTATAAAAAGAGTTATTGCTAGCACGGTTAGGATACCAGAGTATACTTCAAAGGTTTATATTTATTTTCTGATATAATTGGATTCCTAGAAGGTCAAATAAGTTGATCATCGAGTCCATTCAGAAAAACAGCAGAGGTGGTTTAATGCTAGAGAATGAATATTTTGTATTTACTGGCACCCTTACAACGATGACAAGAAAACAAGCACAATCAATCATTATAGGTTTAAAAGGGCATAATCAGAACGCTGTGACTAAAAAAACGACTAGACTAGTCACAGGCAATTTTCCGATTGATTTAATAAAAGGCTATCATCATTCGCATAAAATATCAGAGGCTAAGCAATCTAAACGAAAAGGACAACGAATAATGATAATGACTGAAAAAGAATTTATCGAATTTTTAGCTCAAACTTTTCAACTTCTCTCAAAAGGGTTATAATTATGCTTGTTATATTATTGATAGAGGAGGAATTATGAAAACTTTAGGAAAAGCTATTGCTAATAAAATTGCTTTAGTTTTGTCCCAATACTTCCAACTTCCACCAGGATATCTGATGGGAGTTATCCCCAATCATGTCCCCAATGACCCACGAGCTTACTTCGAGCAATTGAATGAAGAACAAAAAGTAGAATTGTTAAAAGTATGCCACAAATGGTCGGAAAAACGAGTTGAAAATATGCAATACTTAAACTGAAAACGTAAAAAGTTTATCATAATGATAAGCTTTTTGTATCTTGCTTAACTTATTGACCTTGGAGAGAATTCATATTCATTTCGCCCAAGATTCACTGAAAGCAACCTATTGCAAAGTTGGTTCAGTTCGTTGTCCAAGACAGTACTCAATATGTAATTGCAGAAAATTGGGAAAATCAACCAGCGTTAGATTTACATAACAAAAAGGAACGCTTGAAATCTTTTGTTAGAAATATCAGTCAATATCTTATCGAAGATTGTAAAATTAGTATGAGTTACTAATTATACCAAAGTAAAAAAATTAAACCAGCTTGCACCTTAATAGTTGTGAGCTGGTTTTTTAGTTTATTCTAAAACTTATTAATATATCTATAAATCGTTGTTCTTGACACTCCCCAAGAATCCGCAATCGACTTAATCGGCGTACCACTTTCTACCAAGGTTTTAAGAAGCTTTACGTCTTGCTCCGAAAATTTCTCAGGTCTTCCTCCAAGTCGTCCTCTTGCACGTGCAGCTTCTCTACCAGCGGCAGAACGCTCCAAAATAAGATTTCTCTCAAATTCCGCAAAAGCCGCAAACAAATGAAACATCAATTGTCCAGTCGAACTTGATTTATCCATTGTAATATTTTCTTGCAAGCTATGGAAGCTTACTCCTTTATCATTAAGTGAATTAACTATGCTAATTAAGTCCTCCATATTTCTTCCTAATCGATCTAACCGCCAAACAACAATTGTATCTCCAGAACGAGAAAATTCGATGGCGGATTTTAAACCAGGTCGATCTTTTTTACTTCCTGACAGATGGTCAGTAAATATTTTCTCACAATCATATTTTTTAAGACTATCTTTTTGTAAATCCAAATTTTGAAGTCCAGTTGAAACTCGTGCATATCCGATATTCATTTTATTCTCCTTTGTTCTAATTTATTGTATCATAACTTAAAAATATATATATAAATGAACATAGAATAAATTACGGGTTAATGAACGAGAAATGTAAATGATTTTGAGAGTTTTTATAACAAAAGAAGAGTGTCCAGAAAATGACCATTTTCTGAACACTCAAATATAAAAGAACATTGGGCTAAGAAGATGTATCTCATTTTGTGTCTAAATATTTGACATTAGTCCAAAGAGTGGCGATATCAATTATTCACACAGCCTATTGGTATTTTTACACTAATAAAAAACACAATGCATGGAATTCCATTTAATAGTAATGAATTTTTAAACTCTATAGGAAATAATCCCATTGAGTACGAGTATTTTGATATTCCTTTCAAAGAAGAAACACTAAAAGGCCTTGAAATCGTAATGAGTCCTATTATAAGTCAAGAATCAAAAGACCAATTAAACGATATCTTAAAGACTATTCCTGAACATACATTACTTCCTTCAAGACAAAAGTGGAGATGATAATATATAAAACTCTATAAGAATATCATTTCTAATATCTACGCTTTGTTCGTGTTACAGTCAATGGGAGCGAGGGGGTTAAACCCCTTAAAATCACTAATATTTTAGGAGTACCATCAAAATATTTAAAAGGTGTTGTTGCATACCTTGACCTATCTTCATAGAAACCCTACACATACTCCTTTACGGAAGAAGATATGCGAACTGTAAAAGATTGGATAGAGAACTACTCCAAAAATAGAGATTAATTCAATTTTCTCTTATCGCAGGGGGCGAAAAAACAAAAAAACGCCGAAGTTTTCAACTTAGACGATTTTTTTGTTTGCATTATGATATAATGATTTTTGGCGCACCTTCTTGGAGCATTACTGCCTTAGGAAGGAGGTGAATTATATGCTTCAAATTCTATTCGTAACTGTAGTTGCACCTCTTGTGGTAGGTGTTGCTCTTGAGATAATCAAGAGCTGGTTGAAAGACCAACACAACAAGCGCCACTAATTCCACATTTTTAAGCTGTCAGACTTACTCAATCTGACAGTTTTTTTGCATAAAAAAAGAGCCACAGCTCCCTGTGACCCTTTTGAATCTGTTGTGAATTAACACTCCAAATTCTATTCGTTAAACTTATTGTACAACATCTTGTCCAATTATACAACCCTTTTATTACCAAAAAATCTGTCAAGATAACTTTTTCACTTACTACTCATTGGATGACAACAATTCGCTCACCACACCTGCAATAAAGTCAGGGTGAACATTCGGCATTGCTAGCCGTTTATAGTGACCGCCTAAAGCTTCAACTTGCTCCTTACACTCAATATCATTGTCATATAAGGTTTCTAAATTATCTGCTACAAAACCAAAAGGTAAATAAATAATTTCTTCATAATTTTCTTGCGTTACTAATGCTTCTGTTACATCTTCCACATTCGGTCCAATCCATTTATCAGCTGTTCGACCGACACTTTGCCAAGCATTAGCAAAATCAACAGTGCCTTCCACTTGATTCACAATGGCTTGTGCTGCCTCTTTAATTTCATCCACATACGGATCTCCGTTTGCTAATAGACGCTCGGGTAAACTATGTGCTGTAAACAAAAATTTTTGTTTGCGGGTAGGATGCAAGGCTGCTTGAATTTGGTCAGACCAAAAAGTTAAGAAACCTGTTGCTTGCCAAAAATGATAGTGTGGATGATAGGTTACCTCTGGATGTGTTTGCAATTTAGCTTCCACTCGCTCATGATATTGATCGATGAATGTTGAACGATGAGGTGCCAATACTAAGCCATGAATGCTTGTAAAACCTTGATTTAAAATTTCTGTTAAAGTTTCTTCGATAAATGGATGAATATGGCGTAATCCATTAAAAACCTGATACTCACCAGTTCCTGATTCATTTAATTTTTCTTCAATCGCTGCTCGTTGGGCTTCTGTAATATGCGCCAATGGTGAAACACCACCAATTTCTTCATAACGCCCCACTAATTCATCATATAATGCTTGTGAAGGTTCTTTTCCATGACGAATATGGGTATAATAATCCCAAATTTCTTCTGTGCGATTTGGTGTACCATAACTCATTAATAAAACAGCTTGTTTTTCCATCTTCCCTACTCCTTATGTCGAATTGTCCACACAAAAGCGATTGTTAGCACCATTAAGACTAAAATCATTGAATGAACACCAGTTGCTTGTGTGAAATGAGCAAAAATACTCATTAATGTAATGCCTATTGTCATCCCTAATTTTTTACTAACAGATAAAAGACTTAAGGAAGTATTCCGATCTTGCGGTGAAGCTTCCACAATTAAGACCTGTAACGGTACGGTCATAATCATCCCGATTGCAATACCAAATAAAAATAGTGCCATTAAAAAAAGTGGTAAGGAAGCAACCGAGAAATACAGGATAATTAAGCTGATAATCACTGCAATCATACTATCGCGAGTGGCATGATACGCACTTTTTTTCCCAGTCCAATAACCTGCTAATTTTGAGCCAATTAATGTTCCAATGGCCATAATCGTCATAAATGAGCCCGCTTTACGCGCGTTTAATTGAAATGTCACTTCAATCATCGATGGGAAAAACGCAAATAAAGACATACTTAACCCCGTTACAATCCCTCCAATTAAACTCATCCGATATTTCGCTATCGTCCATAATTTACGCGAAAATACTACTTTTTCTTGATTTGCTTCGCGGCGTGCTTCAATCACTAAAAAACTACCAATCGTAAGACAAAATAGAATTCCATAAGCAAGTAATTCGACTAAATTACCACTAATAAATAATCGGCTTAACAATAAATTAAACGCAACTAAGGCCAAGACAAAGAGGGTGTTGCCCTTTACGTCAAATGTTTCCGTGCTCGATAAAATTTCTTTTGGTATCATGACCCATGCCACAAGGAAAATAAGGAAAATCATTGCCGCTAATACAAGATAAATAGCGCGCCAATCCTGTGTTTTAGCCAAACTGACAACACTGATAATTGGGGCCACAATCGTAGCCAATGCGACTAAAGCTCCAACATTTCCTACTTTGCCACTAACTTTATGTGTATGTATCATAAATACTCGAGATAATGCGAGTGTCAAAATAGAGCTACTGCCAAATGATTGAATAATACGTGCTACTAATAATGCCGTGAATGATGAACTAGTCGCAATCCCCACAACTCCTATAAAATAAAAGCCTAATTCCATTAAAAAAACAGTACGGTATCCAAACCGATCAATAAAACTCCCCATAATGGGCGTCGCAAAAAGTAAACCTAAGGTATAAACTGCTACCACCCAGCTTTTCTCTTGAGGACTGAGCGCAAAGGTACGTGAAATAGAAGACAAATTCGTACTCATGATACCTGAATCAAGTTGCGTAATAAATAAACTAATCAGTAATAATAAATTGATTCTGTTTTTCGACTGACTTACTGGTACATCCACTATAAAGACTCCTCTATTCTTACTTGAAATAATTTGTTATTTTTTCTTGGCTATTTAATGATACGCCCACGATAAAATAAGGAAAATCCGAATAAACACTACTTGCTTCAGAAAAACGCATTTCATAAATAATTTTTTTAAACTCTAATGGATCATTTGCAAATAAGGTTACTCCCCATTCATGATCATCTAACCCAATCGATCCGGTAATAAATTGATGAATTTTCCCCGCATATTTACGACCAATCATACCGTGTTCTTTCATTAATTCTCGCCGTTTTTCATAAGGCAAGGTATACCAATTAATATCACCCGAACGAACTTTATTCATAGGATAAAAGCAAATATATTCGTCATCCTTTGGTAATTTTGGATAAAGATGTTGCGTCGTTCTCTCCATGGCTTTTTCTGTTGTCGGTTTCCCACTATATGTTCCCAGCTCAATCACTGATACATAGCTATGTAACGGTGTTAAGTAATCAAATAATGCTAGCTGATGCCAACGATTTTCTTCAGCATTTACATCTTTTAATTCCGGACGTAAAACAAAAAAACCAATATCGCCTTTATGACCAGTCACATTCCAGACATAATGACTCCCTTTTTTGGCTTGTTCAATTTCCTCCCATTCAGTCAACAATGCGATTAATTCCGCTACAACCGCTTGTTTTTTTGGTTGTGCTACTTGATTCCAAGCTGCCCAATCCATTTGATACGTGAGATGAAGTGAATACCATCCATCTAATGTTTCTACTGCTTCAACAATCATTTATTTCCTTCCTTTCTTTATTGTCTGAAAATTCAATAGATTTTTTTCATTTTCTTCTCTCCTTAAAAACTAATATTTGTGTACATAAATAGTATATCATAGGTTCTGTTGCAAAGTTTAAAAATCAAATACAAGGATTATAAACCTTGTATTTGATTTTTAAACTTTGCAACAGAACCTGGTAGGCGATCATTTTTGTAGATGCAAATCACGAATTCGCAGCTATACCGCTTTCTTCGCGACTTCCTTTGGTAACGTCAACGCCAACAGCAAGCCAATCAGGCCCACGCCAGCAAACACAGCGAAGGTAACAGCAAAACCGCCAGCATGACTTCGCAGCGTGGTTTGCATGCCATCCAACAACACTGTGGCGAACATGACACCGGCAGAACCGAATAACTGACGAGCCGTCGTTGTAACCGCAGTGCCGTCTGCCACGAGCTCATTCGGCAAAGCATTCGCGCCAGCCGTCACTGAAGGCATCATCACAAAGGCATTGCCGGCTTCAGTCGCCATCGCCAACATAATTGCCCCAATCAGCGGTAAATGATGGGCAAAGACTGCTAACAGACCAAAGCCGCCAGTAATCAACAACATGCCAATCATGGCCACGACACGCGGTCCAAAGCGATCCAGTAGGCGCCCGCTAATTGGATTCAAAATACTCAGCAACACCGCAGCTGGCACTAAGGACAAGCCAGAAATCAACGGTGACAAACCAAGTAGCGTTTGAAAGTAAAGCGGCATCAGGATAGTGGTGACAATCAAACCGACGTATGAAATTCCGGTCAGAAACACCGCTTTAATAAACATACCAGTGGCAAAAACTCGCATTTGCAACATTGGTGGTTGGCGATTCAATTGCCGAACAACGAAAATACCAGCTGCCAGAACGCCTAAAATCAACAAACCAACCACGCCAACAGTTAAGCCTTTTTTCGACAAAGCACCCAAGGCATAAAGTAGAATTGGAAAACTTGCGGATAAAAGGAAGGACACCCAGTCCAGTTGCGTCGGTTGCAATGGCATGACAGACGCAATGGTCACCGTTGAAACGGCCAGCACAAGCAGCGAAACGACCAAGAAGAACAAGAATAAAGCGTGCCAAGGGAACCATGTCAGCAAAACACCGGAAATAATCGGACCGACTGCCAAGGCTGAGCCCATGACCAATCCCGCCGTGCCCATCACCCGACCACGCTCACTATGCGGCGTAATCGTCAGCAACACGGTCTGGAAACTCGGGAAAATAATCCCGACCGCAATCGCTTCAAGCAACCGGCCAATCATGAGCACGGTAAAACTCGGTGCCCAGATACATAAGCCTGTCCCAATGGCAAAAATGAGTTCAATCGCTTGGAAAAGCCGTCGGAAAGTAACATTATGCAACAGCCATGGGCTAACCGGAATCATCAAGGTCATCACCAACATAAAGCCGGTTGTCAGCCAAGCAACTGTATCCGCTCCTAAACCAAAAGCTTTCATAAAAGCAGGATAAGCGGTGCTTAAAGAAGACTGAGAAATTGACATCGAAAAGGTACCTGTCAGTAACGTGGCGACAAAAGCCCCGCGATGTTTGATCGTTGGAGAGTGCATATTAAAATCATCTTTTTCTATATTAGTATTGTGGGACGTTTACATTTTCATTCCCATTTTTTCATAAGACTGCATACCGCCCATCCAAATCTCAGATGGTTTGACGCCACGTTCTTTAGCCAAGGCCATCATTAACGTATCCATATCCATCAATTTATATTCTTGCTTTGGCTTGGCTGGATCGAATGTTTCAATCTGTGCCATCATGCCGCCATCTTCGTGCTCAATGATATGGCAGTGATACATATAAACCCCTGGCAAATCAAAGCGAACCAGCAGCCGAACCGTTTCACCAGGATTCACGCCAACGGTATCTTTGAAACCATGTTCATTTGGATACGGCGCATGCCCATTCCGCGACAAGACTAAGAATTGGGTTCCATGCACATGGAATGGATGAACCATTCCAGGCGCATCATTGCTATTGGTAACATCCCAGTACTGGGCTTTGCCAATTGGTTGCGTGGCATCAATCCGCTGCATGGCAAACTTTTTACCATCAATCGCAACACCTTCGTCCATCCCCTGCATCACAACGTGGCGAACTGGCAAAGCCGGGTCAACCACTGGTGCCTTCACATCGAACAACTTATCAGGCAAGGTAGTCTGATCCGGTTTGAACGCATGAATGCGGAACTTTAGCAATGGCACATCATCCGTATATAAGGTGACCTCGTCGCCTTCATGGTATTGGCCAAAATCAACGATCACTTCGGCACGCTCAGCACAAGTCAGCATCAAATGGGTAAATTTGACCGGCTCCGGTAACAGTGAGCCATCCCCGCCAATTTGCGTAAATGGCAGGTCATCGGAAAAATGCAACCGCCATTCACGGCGATTAGCACCATCCAGAAAACGCAACCGGACCTTTTGCGTGGTGACATCAAAATAGGGATTGATTGTACCGTTAATCATTGCAGTTGGCCCAGCAACACCGTCAGGATCATAATCAGCCCGGTAGTCCCACTGGTTGTTCTCATGAAAACGCCGGTCTTGCAAAATGACCGGAATATCGTCAACGCCATAGTTCCTTGGCAATGGCAGGCTGGCTTCATGGTCGTCTTTGACAATCACCATGGCAGCCAAACCATGCCAAACCTGCTCGGCTGTGGATGGGCACGGATGCGCGTGCAGCCACAAAGTCGTCGCAGGTTGTTCCAATGTGAAGTCGATATGCTTACTTTCACCCGGATAAACCGGCGCATGGCATCCGCCATCAACATAAGGGCCACTGACATTAGCCCCATGCCAATGAAAAGTGGTCAACTCAGGCAGGGTGTTTTTCAGTGTCACATGCGTATGCTGACCACGGCGATACACAATCGTCTGACCTAACAGACTGGTATTATAGCCCCACGTCTTGGTCTTCGCCCCAGGTAACAGTTGCGTTTCCCCAGCCTCTGCTGTCACCGTGTAATAAACGTCGGTCGCCGTCTCTTTATCCGGTTTCAACAACGGCGGCACATTTAAGGGCTTCTCAGGCGCATCACTGACCTCAAGCGGCACGTATCCGCCATCGTGGAGATCAAACGCTGGCTCATCAAAGAAATAGTCCGTATAGTTTTTCATCGTGATTTCCCCCTCTGACAAGAATTTTAACACTTTTTAGGGTTCTGTTGCAAAGTTTAAAAATCAAATACAAGGTTTATAATCCTTCTTGTTCTTAAGCTAATATTCCCATTAAGACCTTAATCTCAGTAGATACCGAAAATCCGAAGAGCGTTGCATTTCTTCGGTTCTTTTTGTATATTCCTCGAAGGGTCTCCATGCCCGTAATCGTGGTTGAGGCAGTTCGTAGACTTCGATAAAATTTATTGCGTCGTTTGATTGGTCGATGGTCTTGTTCTATTAAATTGTTAAGATACTTCACAGTTCGGTGCTCTGTCTTAGTATATAAACCCACACTCTGTAACTTTCTAAAGGCGGAGCCAAGAGAAGGTGCTTTATCGGTCACAATTGCTTTCGGCTCACCAAACTGTTTATGGAGTCGTTTAAGAAAGCATAGGCTGCTTGCGTATCCCGTTTCTTTCGTAACCAGATATCTAAGGTTAAGCCGTCCGCATCAATTGCACGATAAAGATAATGCCAACGTCCCTTAATTTTGATATAGGTTTCGTCCATTTTCCAAGAAGGGAAGGACGGTCTATTTTGCTTTTTCCAGAGCCGATAGAGTACTTTACTGTATTCTTGAACCCATTTATAAATCGTAGTATGGCAAACATTTATTCCACGGTCATAAAGCAATTCTTGGACTTCACGATAGCTCAAAAATTGTAACGAAGATAGTAGCCCACAGCGATAATAATGACCTCTTTTTTGAATTGTTTGCCTTTAAAATGATTCATTACTCTGTCCTCTCTGTCTTTTTTCTCAATTTTACACTAAAATAGATTTTTTGGAAAACTTTGCAACAGAACCGACAATACCACTT encodes:
- a CDS encoding BRCT domain-containing protein, with translation MLENEYFVFTGTLTTMTRKQAQSIIIGLKGHNQNAVTKKTTRLVTGNFPIDLIKGYHHSHKISEAKQSKRKGQRIMIMTEKEFIEFLAQTFQLLSKGL
- a CDS encoding recombinase family protein, which encodes MNIGYARVSTGLQNLDLQKDSLKKYDCEKIFTDHLSGSKKDRPGLKSAIEFSRSGDTIVVWRLDRLGRNMEDLISIVNSLNDKGVSFHSLQENITMDKSSSTGQLMFHLFAAFAEFERNLILERSAAGREAARARGRLGGRPEKFSEQDVKLLKTLVESGTPIKSIADSWGVSRTTIYRYINKF
- a CDS encoding type I toxin-antitoxin system Fst family toxin, giving the protein MLQILFVTVVAPLVVGVALEIIKSWLKDQHNKRH
- the hemH gene encoding ferrochelatase, with protein sequence MEKQAVLLMSYGTPNRTEEIWDYYTHIRHGKEPSQALYDELVGRYEEIGGVSPLAHITEAQRAAIEEKLNESGTGEYQVFNGLRHIHPFIEETLTEILNQGFTSIHGLVLAPHRSTFIDQYHERVEAKLQTHPEVTYHPHYHFWQATGFLTFWSDQIQAALHPTRKQKFLFTAHSLPERLLANGDPYVDEIKEAAQAIVNQVEGTVDFANAWQSVGRTADKWIGPNVEDVTEALVTQENYEEIIYLPFGFVADNLETLYDNDIECKEQVEALGGHYKRLAMPNVHPDFIAGVVSELLSSNE
- a CDS encoding MFS transporter, with the protein product MDVPVSQSKNRINLLLLISLFITQLDSGIMSTNLSSISRTFALSPQEKSWVVAVYTLGLLFATPIMGSFIDRFGYRTVFLMELGFYFIGVVGIATSSSFTALLVARIIQSFGSSSILTLALSRVFMIHTHKVSGKVGNVGALVALATIVAPIISVVSLAKTQDWRAIYLVLAAMIFLIFLVAWVMIPKEILSSTETFDVKGNTLFVLALVAFNLLLSRLFISGNLVELLAYGILFCLTIGSFLVIEARREANQEKVVFSRKLWTIAKYRMSLIGGIVTGLSMSLFAFFPSMIEVTFQLNARKAGSFMTIMAIGTLIGSKLAGYWTGKKSAYHATRDSMIAVIISLIILYFSVASLPLFLMALFLFGIAIGMIMTVPLQVLIVEASPQDRNTSLSLLSVSKKLGMTIGITLMSIFAHFTQATGVHSMILVLMVLTIAFVWTIRHKE
- the hemQ gene encoding hydrogen peroxide-dependent heme synthase translates to MVEAVETLDGWYSLHLTYQMDWAAWNQVAQPKKQAVVAELIALLTEWEEIEQAKKGSHYVWNVTGHKGDIGFFVLRPELKDVNAEENRWHQLALFDYLTPLHSYVSVIELGTYSGKPTTEKAMERTTQHLYPKLPKDDEYICFYPMNKVRSGDINWYTLPYEKRRELMKEHGMIGRKYAGKIHQFITGSIGLDDHEWGVTLFANDPLEFKKIIYEMRFSEASSVYSDFPYFIVGVSLNSQEKITNYFK
- a CDS encoding MFS transporter, whose amino-acid sequence is MHSPTIKHRGAFVATLLTGTFSMSISQSSLSTAYPAFMKAFGLGADTVAWLTTGFMLVMTLMIPVSPWLLHNVTFRRLFQAIELIFAIGTGLCIWAPSFTVLMIGRLLEAIAVGIIFPSFQTVLLTITPHSERGRVMGTAGLVMGSALAVGPIISGVLLTWFPWHALFLFFLVVSLLVLAVSTVTIASVMPLQPTQLDWVSFLLSASFPILLYALGALSKKGLTVGVVGLLILGVLAAGIFVVRQLNRQPPMLQMRVFATGMFIKAVFLTGISYVGLIVTTILMPLYFQTLLGLSPLISGLSLVPAAVLLSILNPISGRLLDRFGPRVVAMIGMLLITGGFGLLAVFAHHLPLIGAIMLAMATEAGNAFVMMPSVTAGANALPNELVADGTAVTTTARQLFGSAGVMFATVLLDGMQTTLRSHAGGFAVTFAVFAGVGLIGLLLALTLPKEVAKKAV
- a CDS encoding multicopper oxidase family protein, which codes for MKNYTDYFFDEPAFDLHDGGYVPLEVSDAPEKPLNVPPLLKPDKETATDVYYTVTAEAGETQLLPGAKTKTWGYNTSLLGQTIVYRRGQHTHVTLKNTLPELTTFHWHGANVSGPYVDGGCHAPVYPGESKHIDFTLEQPATTLWLHAHPCPSTAEQVWHGLAAMVIVKDDHEASLPLPRNYGVDDIPVILQDRRFHENNQWDYRADYDPDGVAGPTAMINGTINPYFDVTTQKVRLRFLDGANRREWRLHFSDDLPFTQIGGDGSLLPEPVKFTHLMLTCAERAEVIVDFGQYHEGDEVTLYTDDVPLLKFRIHAFKPDQTTLPDKLFDVKAPVVDPALPVRHVVMQGMDEGVAIDGKKFAMQRIDATQPIGKAQYWDVTNSNDAPGMVHPFHVHGTQFLVLSRNGHAPYPNEHGFKDTVGVNPGETVRLLVRFDLPGVYMYHCHIIEHEDGGMMAQIETFDPAKPKQEYKLMDMDTLMMALAKERGVKPSEIWMGGMQSYEKMGMKM